A DNA window from Pogona vitticeps strain Pit_001003342236 chromosome 2, PviZW2.1, whole genome shotgun sequence contains the following coding sequences:
- the LOC110070895 gene encoding uncharacterized protein LOC110070895: protein MMKKRRRIAQEDLGQPGQELITKQENRVRVSKKIKVGRHGLHMKEVTEGRRACHVSGHQRTHAGEKPYQCIECGKSFTQNGSLRLHERTHTGEKPYKCMECGKSFSQSGQLRTHERTHTGEKPYKCIECGKSFSHSDVLRRHQRTHTGEKPHKCTECGKCFSLRGNLRNHERAHTGEKLHKCMDCGKSFSCSGHLRSHERTHTGEKPYKCMECGKSFSQSSVLSLHQRTHTGEKLHKCMECGKSFSRSDVLRLHQRTHTGEKSHKCMECGRSFSCSDKLRSHQRTHTGEKPYNCMECGKGFSSNSARRSHERIHTGEKPHKCLECGKSFSQSSHLRSHERTHTGEKPHKCMECGKSFSRSDVLRLHERIHTGEKPHKCMECGKSFSYSGDLKKHERIHSGEKPYKCIECGKSFTYSGNFRQHQRTHTGDKP from the coding sequence atgatgaagaagagaagaagaattgCCCAGGAAGATCTGGGAcaacctgggcaggaactcataaccaagcaagaaaacagagtaaGAGTAAGCAAGAAAATCAAAGTGGGCAGGCATGGACTGCACATGAAAGAAGTTACGGAGGGGAGAAGAGCATGTCATGTCAGTGGACATCAAAGAACACAtgcaggggagaagccatatcaatgcatagaatgtggaaagagcttcactcagaATGGTagccttaggttacatgaaagaactcacactggggagaaaccatataaatgcatggaatgtggaaagagctttagtcagagtggtcaactTAGgacacatgaaagaactcacactggggaaaaaccgtataaatgtatagaatgtggaaagagctttagtcacagtgatgtccttaggagacatcaaagaactcacactggggagaaaccacataaatgcacagaatgtggaaagtgcttcagtcttAGAGGTAACCTTAGGAACCATGAAAgagctcacactggggagaagctacataaatgcatggactgtggaaagagctttagttgcagtggtcaccttaggagtcatgaaagaactcacactggggaaaaaccatataaatgcatggaatgtggaaagagctttagtcagagtagtgtccttagtttacatcaaagaacccacactggggagaaactacataaatgcatggaatgtggaaagagctttagtcgcagtgatgtccttagattacatcaaagaactcacactggggagaaatcacataaatgtatggaatgtggaagaaGCTTCAGTTGCAGTGATaaacttaggtcacatcaaaggactcacactggggagaaaccatataactgcatggaatgtggaaagggctttagtTCCAATTCGGCAcgtaggtcacatgaaagaattcacactggggagaaaccgcataaatgtttggaatgtggaaagagctttagtcagagttctcatcttaggtcacatgaaagaactcacactggggagaaaccacataagtgcatggaatgtggaaagagctttagtcgcagtgatgtcCTTAGattacatgaaagaattcacactggagagaaaccgcataaatgtatggaatgtggaaagagttttagttacagtggtgaccttaagaaacatgaaagaattcacagtggggagaaaccttataaatgcatagaatgtggaaagagctttacttaCAGTGGTAACTTTAGGcaacatcaaaggactcacactggggacaaaccataa